The following are from one region of the Bactrocera oleae isolate idBacOlea1 chromosome 6, idBacOlea1, whole genome shotgun sequence genome:
- the nwk gene encoding protein nervous wreck isoform X6: protein MKKRQHNEVDMSKKSGNYVKFLKNLHTEQVAKLQLKNQHECDLLEDIRQFTIKRSAIEKNYSESLLKISSQYLNKKIPNIPDIKMEGMEERWNMWSVWRTVLEENEKLARARLAAIEVFQQQIADEAKVLRDYKLAISKKSLSQIVNVQKELHLSVSDVDKTKKQYFDEEHCAHDVRDKARDIEEKLKKKKGSFFQSITSLQKNSARVTSRKELLEEKSTGARNDYILSLAAANAHQNRYFTVDLQTTMTTMENYVFERVAEYLTLMGRTELLTCSATQNSFGKIRDQAQQLTREYNLQCCYLFYPVLKQHIQYDFEPCDNDPVRKITTEHESASETLTKEAKNLAGRVVKENVAIRDAAKKLAICVSLRDSGQRSDPNDPNGPDLDTKIEEFRDLIRRSETEKAKAEACLQSLREGGINVDEWVQEAEIMGVQELARSASSISMRTDASGQGENPSSDSFYDSDKEDAGGAQAGVAAKSKVEKELSRDKTFSDSDEDVEERVPEPIAAAPMMAATTGWDDPTEVNWGAEEEEKDEPIVPEPKEAIFKCTALYSYTAQNPDELTIVENEQLEVIGEGDGDGWLRARNYRGEEGYVPHNYLDIEQDTAVNGSSGNQLRSQISFSSVDYTVDNEDQTVDSMQSPDQVSVIMAPQKRKSDVLYCIALYDYDATAEDELTFEEGQIIKIVTKTAHGVDDGWWEGELDGKFGNFPSLVVEECDENGEPLSEGGDESPPPTAPPSFALPPAPALPPEYAHELTEDMFESQDTADDDSGYIPNGGAPSMPPPVQSNKASIKKVLIQEPGMEDDISDDGNPPPSLPPPALNVGPSKEGNSLNLGESDGGSAVAATAKTASSDDDQPVKQKKVEPKPVVQAAADENENHEDDTHSSDQDPDSEVKTLQEAEDPFNEKGSAADAGDGFEANFEANFDANFDDAFAGGAQSADVNAELSADDVQAPKQVVGGRASIPEELDSNQLARLQNLKESNA from the exons atgaaaaAACGACAACACAACGAAGTGGATATGTCGAAGAAAAGT GGAAATTATGTGAAATTCTTAAAGAATTTACACACAGAGCAAGTGGCTAAATTGCAATTAAAGAATCAACATGAATGCGATTTGCTGGAGGACATACGACAGTTCACCATCAAACGCTCCGCCATTGAAAAAAACTACAGCGAATCGTTACTGAAGATCTCTTCGCAGTATTTGAATAAGAAAATACCAAATATACCAGATATAAAAATGGAGGGCATGGAGGAGAGATG GAACATGTGGAGCGTTTGGCGTACGGTACTTGAAGAGAATGAAAAATTGGCACGCGCACGACTCGCAGCCATCGAAGTGTTCCAGCAGCAGATTGCTGATGAAGCTAAAGTGTTGCGCGATTACAAATTGGCCATTTCCAAAAAATCACTCTCACAGATAGTGAATGTACAAAAGGAGTTGCACCTCAGCGTTTCCGATGTCGATAAGACAAAAAAGCAATATTTCGATGAGGAACATTGCGCACACGATGTGCGTGATAAAGCACGAGATATTGAAGAGAAACTGAAGAAAAAGAAGGGTTCGTTTTTCCAATCCATCACTTCGCTGCAAAAGAATAGTGCACGTGTTACATCACGCAAAGAATTGTTGGAGGAGAAATCGACGGGCGCACGCAATGACTACATACTCAGTTTGGCCGCAGCGAATGCACATCAGAACCGTTACTTCACAGTCGATCTGCAGACAACGATGACCACTATggaaaattatgtttttgaaCGAGTAGCCGAGTACCTGACACTGATGGGCCGCACCGAATTGCTCACCTGTTCGGCCACACAGAACTCGTTTGGCAAAATACGTGATCAAGCACAGCAATTGACGCGCGAATACAATTTACAGTGCTGTTATCTCTTCTATCCGGTATTAAAACAACACATACAATATGACTTCGAACCGTGCGATAACGATCCAGTACGAAAGATCACCACCGAACATGAATCGGCATCGGAGACGCTTACGAAGGAGGCTAAGAATTTGGCGGGACGTGTGGTGAAGGAGAACGTAGCTATACGTGATGCCGCAAAGAAATTAGCTATTTGCGTATCTCTACGTGATTCGGGACAACGCAGCGATCCGAATGATCCTAATGGACCAGATTTGGACACGAAAATTGAAGAGTTTAGAGATTTGATTCGCCGCTCTGAAACGGAGAAGGCAAAGGCTGAGGCATGTTTGCAAAGTTTGCGTGAAGGTGGCATTAATGTTGACGAATGGGTGCAAGAGGCAGAGATTATGGGCGTACAGGAATTGGCACGCTCGGCCAGTTCTATTTCTATGCGCACAGATGCTTCGGGACAAGGG GAAAACCCAAGTTCGGATTCATTCTACGACAGTGACAAGGAGGATGCAGGTGGGGCACAGGCAGGTGTGGCTGCTAAATCCAAAGTAGAGAAGGAGTTGTCGCGTGATAAGACATTTAGTGACAGTGATGAGG ATGTGGAAGAACGTGTTCCGGAACCAATTGCTGCAGCTCCGATGATGGCGGCTACTACCGGTTGGGATGATCCCACTGAAGTCAACTGGGGTGCCGAGGAGGAGGAGAAAGATGAGCCCATTGTTCCTGAACCTAAGGAGGCCATTTTCAAATGTACCGCTTTGTATAGCTACACT GCTCAAAATCCAGACGAACTCACCATTGTCGAGAACGAACAGCTGGAGGTGATTGGTGAGGGTGATGGTGATGGTTGGTTACGCGCACGCAATTATCGCGGCGAAGAAGGCTATGTGCCGCACAATTATCTGGACATCGAACAGGACACTGCCGTTAACGGTAGCTCAGGCAATCAATTGCGCTCACAAATCTCATTCTCATCTGTCGATTATACCGTTGACAATGAAGATCAAACCGTGGATTCCATGCAGTCACCCGATCAGGTCTCTGTCATAATGGCGCCACAAAAAAGGAAGTCAGACGTACTCTATTGCATAGCCTTGTACGACTACGATGCGACTGCCGAGGATGAGCTCACCTTTGAAGAGGGTCAAATTATTAAGATTGTTACAAAGACGGCGCATGGCGTAGACGATGGCTGGTGGGAGGGTGAATTAGATGGTAAATTTGGTAATTTCCCATCGTTGGTAGTTGAAGAGTGTGATGAGAATGGTGAACCGTTGTCGGAAGGTGGCGATGAGTCACCACCACCGACTGCACCGCCGAGTTTTGCGCTTCCACCCGCTCCCGCACTACCGCCAGAGTATGCGCACGAACTAACTGAGGATATGTTCGAATCGCAGGACACTGCAG ATGATGACAGCGGCTATATACCGAACGGTGGCGCACCCAGCATGCCTCCACCAG tGCAAAGTAATAAAGCCAGCATCAAAAAGG TACTCATACAAGAGCCTGGAATGGAG GACGATATCAGCGACGATGGTAATCCACCACCATCGCTGCCGCCACCGGCTTTAAATGTCGGACCCAGCAAGGAAGGTAATTCACTAAATTTAG GAGAAAGTGATGGAGGTAGTGCAgttgcagcaacagcaaaaactGCCAGCAGCGACGACGACCAGCCTGTTAAACAGAAAAAGGTGGAACCAAAACCAGTGGTGCAAGCAGCAGCTGATGAAAATGAGAATCACGAGG ACGATACACACTCATCCGATCAGGATCCGGATTCCGAAGTGAAGACCTTACAGGAGGCTGAAGACCCATTTAATGAAAAAGGTAGCGCTGCTGACGCTGGTGATGGATTCGAGGCAAACTTTGAAGCCAACTTCGATGCGAATTTCGATGACGCCTTCGCTGGTGGCGCACAATCTGCCGATGTTAATGCCGAACTGAGCGCCGACGACGTGCAGGCACCTAAGCAGGTTGTAGGTGGGCGCGCAAGCATACCCGAGGAATTGGATTCAAATCAATTGGCACGATTGCAAAATCTGAAAGAGTCAAATGCTTAA
- the nwk gene encoding protein nervous wreck isoform X1, protein MKKRQHNEVDMSKKSGNYVKFLKNLHTEQVAKLQLKNQHECDLLEDIRQFTIKRSAIEKNYSESLLKISSQYLNKKIPNIPDIKMEGMEERWNMWSVWRTVLEENEKLARARLAAIEVFQQQIADEAKVLRDYKLAISKKSLSQIVNVQKELHLSVSDVDKTKKQYFDEEHCAHDVRDKARDIEEKLKKKKGSFFQSITSLQKNSARVTSRKELLEEKSTGARNDYILSLAAANAHQNRYFTVDLQTTMTTMENYVFERVAEYLTLMGRTELLTCSATQNSFGKIRDQAQQLTREYNLQCCYLFYPVLKQHIQYDFEPCDNDPVRKITTEHESASETLTKEAKNLAGRVVKENVAIRDAAKKLAICVSLRDSGQRSDPNDPNGPDLDTKIEEFRDLIRRSETEKAKAEACLQSLREGGINVDEWVQEAEIMGVQELARSASSISMRTDASGQGENPSSDSFYDSDKEDAGGAQAGVAAKSKVEKELSRDKTFSDSDEDVEERVPEPIAAAPMMAATTGWDDPTEVNWGAEEEEKDEPIVPEPKEAIFKCTALYSYTAQNPDELTIVENEQLEVIGEGDGDGWLRARNYRGEEGYVPHNYLDIEQDTAVNGSSGNQLRSQISFSSVDYTVDNEDQTVDSMQSPDQVSVIMAPQKRKSDVLYCIALYDYDATAEDELTFEEGQIIKIVTKTAHGVDDGWWEGELDGKFGNFPSLVVEECDENGEPLSEGGDESPPPTAPPSFALPPAPALPPEYAHELTEDMFESQDTADDDSGYIPNGGAPSMPPPVQSNKASIKKVLIQEPGMEDDISDDGNPPPSLPPPALNVGPSKEGNSLNLGMAQIIVTAATPMVEDGTDKSFPPVGESDGGSAVAATAKTASSDDDQPVKQKKVEPKPVVQAAADENENHEDDTHSSDQDPDSEVKTLQEAEDPFNEKGSAADAGDGFEANFEANFDANFDDAFAGGAQSADVNAELSADDVQAPKQVVGGRASIPEELDSNQLARLQNLKESNA, encoded by the exons atgaaaaAACGACAACACAACGAAGTGGATATGTCGAAGAAAAGT GGAAATTATGTGAAATTCTTAAAGAATTTACACACAGAGCAAGTGGCTAAATTGCAATTAAAGAATCAACATGAATGCGATTTGCTGGAGGACATACGACAGTTCACCATCAAACGCTCCGCCATTGAAAAAAACTACAGCGAATCGTTACTGAAGATCTCTTCGCAGTATTTGAATAAGAAAATACCAAATATACCAGATATAAAAATGGAGGGCATGGAGGAGAGATG GAACATGTGGAGCGTTTGGCGTACGGTACTTGAAGAGAATGAAAAATTGGCACGCGCACGACTCGCAGCCATCGAAGTGTTCCAGCAGCAGATTGCTGATGAAGCTAAAGTGTTGCGCGATTACAAATTGGCCATTTCCAAAAAATCACTCTCACAGATAGTGAATGTACAAAAGGAGTTGCACCTCAGCGTTTCCGATGTCGATAAGACAAAAAAGCAATATTTCGATGAGGAACATTGCGCACACGATGTGCGTGATAAAGCACGAGATATTGAAGAGAAACTGAAGAAAAAGAAGGGTTCGTTTTTCCAATCCATCACTTCGCTGCAAAAGAATAGTGCACGTGTTACATCACGCAAAGAATTGTTGGAGGAGAAATCGACGGGCGCACGCAATGACTACATACTCAGTTTGGCCGCAGCGAATGCACATCAGAACCGTTACTTCACAGTCGATCTGCAGACAACGATGACCACTATggaaaattatgtttttgaaCGAGTAGCCGAGTACCTGACACTGATGGGCCGCACCGAATTGCTCACCTGTTCGGCCACACAGAACTCGTTTGGCAAAATACGTGATCAAGCACAGCAATTGACGCGCGAATACAATTTACAGTGCTGTTATCTCTTCTATCCGGTATTAAAACAACACATACAATATGACTTCGAACCGTGCGATAACGATCCAGTACGAAAGATCACCACCGAACATGAATCGGCATCGGAGACGCTTACGAAGGAGGCTAAGAATTTGGCGGGACGTGTGGTGAAGGAGAACGTAGCTATACGTGATGCCGCAAAGAAATTAGCTATTTGCGTATCTCTACGTGATTCGGGACAACGCAGCGATCCGAATGATCCTAATGGACCAGATTTGGACACGAAAATTGAAGAGTTTAGAGATTTGATTCGCCGCTCTGAAACGGAGAAGGCAAAGGCTGAGGCATGTTTGCAAAGTTTGCGTGAAGGTGGCATTAATGTTGACGAATGGGTGCAAGAGGCAGAGATTATGGGCGTACAGGAATTGGCACGCTCGGCCAGTTCTATTTCTATGCGCACAGATGCTTCGGGACAAGGG GAAAACCCAAGTTCGGATTCATTCTACGACAGTGACAAGGAGGATGCAGGTGGGGCACAGGCAGGTGTGGCTGCTAAATCCAAAGTAGAGAAGGAGTTGTCGCGTGATAAGACATTTAGTGACAGTGATGAGG ATGTGGAAGAACGTGTTCCGGAACCAATTGCTGCAGCTCCGATGATGGCGGCTACTACCGGTTGGGATGATCCCACTGAAGTCAACTGGGGTGCCGAGGAGGAGGAGAAAGATGAGCCCATTGTTCCTGAACCTAAGGAGGCCATTTTCAAATGTACCGCTTTGTATAGCTACACT GCTCAAAATCCAGACGAACTCACCATTGTCGAGAACGAACAGCTGGAGGTGATTGGTGAGGGTGATGGTGATGGTTGGTTACGCGCACGCAATTATCGCGGCGAAGAAGGCTATGTGCCGCACAATTATCTGGACATCGAACAGGACACTGCCGTTAACGGTAGCTCAGGCAATCAATTGCGCTCACAAATCTCATTCTCATCTGTCGATTATACCGTTGACAATGAAGATCAAACCGTGGATTCCATGCAGTCACCCGATCAGGTCTCTGTCATAATGGCGCCACAAAAAAGGAAGTCAGACGTACTCTATTGCATAGCCTTGTACGACTACGATGCGACTGCCGAGGATGAGCTCACCTTTGAAGAGGGTCAAATTATTAAGATTGTTACAAAGACGGCGCATGGCGTAGACGATGGCTGGTGGGAGGGTGAATTAGATGGTAAATTTGGTAATTTCCCATCGTTGGTAGTTGAAGAGTGTGATGAGAATGGTGAACCGTTGTCGGAAGGTGGCGATGAGTCACCACCACCGACTGCACCGCCGAGTTTTGCGCTTCCACCCGCTCCCGCACTACCGCCAGAGTATGCGCACGAACTAACTGAGGATATGTTCGAATCGCAGGACACTGCAG ATGATGACAGCGGCTATATACCGAACGGTGGCGCACCCAGCATGCCTCCACCAG tGCAAAGTAATAAAGCCAGCATCAAAAAGG TACTCATACAAGAGCCTGGAATGGAG GACGATATCAGCGACGATGGTAATCCACCACCATCGCTGCCGCCACCGGCTTTAAATGTCGGACCCAGCAAGGAAGGTAATTCACTAAATTTAGGTATGGCACAAATAATTGTTACCGCCGCAACCCCAATGGTTGAAGACGGCACAGATAAATCTTTCCCTCCGGTAGGAGAAAGTGATGGAGGTAGTGCAgttgcagcaacagcaaaaactGCCAGCAGCGACGACGACCAGCCTGTTAAACAGAAAAAGGTGGAACCAAAACCAGTGGTGCAAGCAGCAGCTGATGAAAATGAGAATCACGAGG ACGATACACACTCATCCGATCAGGATCCGGATTCCGAAGTGAAGACCTTACAGGAGGCTGAAGACCCATTTAATGAAAAAGGTAGCGCTGCTGACGCTGGTGATGGATTCGAGGCAAACTTTGAAGCCAACTTCGATGCGAATTTCGATGACGCCTTCGCTGGTGGCGCACAATCTGCCGATGTTAATGCCGAACTGAGCGCCGACGACGTGCAGGCACCTAAGCAGGTTGTAGGTGGGCGCGCAAGCATACCCGAGGAATTGGATTCAAATCAATTGGCACGATTGCAAAATCTGAAAGAGTCAAATGCTTAA
- the nwk gene encoding protein nervous wreck isoform X3 — translation MKKRQHNEVDMSKKSGNYVKFLKNLHTEQVAKLQLKNQHECDLLEDIRQFTIKRSAIEKNYSESLLKISSQYLNKKIPNIPDIKMEGMEERWNMWSVWRTVLEENEKLARARLAAIEVFQQQIADEAKVLRDYKLAISKKSLSQIVNVQKELHLSVSDVDKTKKQYFDEEHCAHDVRDKARDIEEKLKKKKGSFFQSITSLQKNSARVTSRKELLEEKSTGARNDYILSLAAANAHQNRYFTVDLQTTMTTMENYVFERVAEYLTLMGRTELLTCSATQNSFGKIRDQAQQLTREYNLQCCYLFYPVLKQHIQYDFEPCDNDPVRKITTEHESASETLTKEAKNLAGRVVKENVAIRDAAKKLAICVSLRDSGQRSDPNDPNGPDLDTKIEEFRDLIRRSETEKAKAEACLQSLREGGINVDEWVQEAEIMGVQELARSASSISMRTDASGQGENPSSDSFYDSDKEDAGGAQAGVAAKSKVEKELSRDKTFSDSDEDVEERVPEPIAAAPMMAATTGWDDPTEVNWGAEEEEKDEPIVPEPKEAIFKCTALYSYTAQNPDELTIVENEQLEVIGEGDGDGWLRARNYRGEEGYVPHNYLDIEQDTAVNGSSGNQLRSQISFSSVDYTVDNEDQTVDSMQSPDQVSVIMAPQKRKSDVLYCIALYDYDATAEDELTFEEGQIIKIVTKTAHGVDDGWWEGELDGKFGNFPSLVVEECDENGEPLSEGGDESPPPTAPPSFALPPAPALPPEYAHELTEDMFESQDTADDDSGYIPNGGAPSMPPPVLIQEPGMEDDISDDGNPPPSLPPPALNVGPSKEGNSLNLGMAQIIVTAATPMVEDGTDKSFPPVGESDGGSAVAATAKTASSDDDQPVKQKKVEPKPVVQAAADENENHEDDTHSSDQDPDSEVKTLQEAEDPFNEKGSAADAGDGFEANFEANFDANFDDAFAGGAQSADVNAELSADDVQAPKQVVGGRASIPEELDSNQLARLQNLKESNA, via the exons atgaaaaAACGACAACACAACGAAGTGGATATGTCGAAGAAAAGT GGAAATTATGTGAAATTCTTAAAGAATTTACACACAGAGCAAGTGGCTAAATTGCAATTAAAGAATCAACATGAATGCGATTTGCTGGAGGACATACGACAGTTCACCATCAAACGCTCCGCCATTGAAAAAAACTACAGCGAATCGTTACTGAAGATCTCTTCGCAGTATTTGAATAAGAAAATACCAAATATACCAGATATAAAAATGGAGGGCATGGAGGAGAGATG GAACATGTGGAGCGTTTGGCGTACGGTACTTGAAGAGAATGAAAAATTGGCACGCGCACGACTCGCAGCCATCGAAGTGTTCCAGCAGCAGATTGCTGATGAAGCTAAAGTGTTGCGCGATTACAAATTGGCCATTTCCAAAAAATCACTCTCACAGATAGTGAATGTACAAAAGGAGTTGCACCTCAGCGTTTCCGATGTCGATAAGACAAAAAAGCAATATTTCGATGAGGAACATTGCGCACACGATGTGCGTGATAAAGCACGAGATATTGAAGAGAAACTGAAGAAAAAGAAGGGTTCGTTTTTCCAATCCATCACTTCGCTGCAAAAGAATAGTGCACGTGTTACATCACGCAAAGAATTGTTGGAGGAGAAATCGACGGGCGCACGCAATGACTACATACTCAGTTTGGCCGCAGCGAATGCACATCAGAACCGTTACTTCACAGTCGATCTGCAGACAACGATGACCACTATggaaaattatgtttttgaaCGAGTAGCCGAGTACCTGACACTGATGGGCCGCACCGAATTGCTCACCTGTTCGGCCACACAGAACTCGTTTGGCAAAATACGTGATCAAGCACAGCAATTGACGCGCGAATACAATTTACAGTGCTGTTATCTCTTCTATCCGGTATTAAAACAACACATACAATATGACTTCGAACCGTGCGATAACGATCCAGTACGAAAGATCACCACCGAACATGAATCGGCATCGGAGACGCTTACGAAGGAGGCTAAGAATTTGGCGGGACGTGTGGTGAAGGAGAACGTAGCTATACGTGATGCCGCAAAGAAATTAGCTATTTGCGTATCTCTACGTGATTCGGGACAACGCAGCGATCCGAATGATCCTAATGGACCAGATTTGGACACGAAAATTGAAGAGTTTAGAGATTTGATTCGCCGCTCTGAAACGGAGAAGGCAAAGGCTGAGGCATGTTTGCAAAGTTTGCGTGAAGGTGGCATTAATGTTGACGAATGGGTGCAAGAGGCAGAGATTATGGGCGTACAGGAATTGGCACGCTCGGCCAGTTCTATTTCTATGCGCACAGATGCTTCGGGACAAGGG GAAAACCCAAGTTCGGATTCATTCTACGACAGTGACAAGGAGGATGCAGGTGGGGCACAGGCAGGTGTGGCTGCTAAATCCAAAGTAGAGAAGGAGTTGTCGCGTGATAAGACATTTAGTGACAGTGATGAGG ATGTGGAAGAACGTGTTCCGGAACCAATTGCTGCAGCTCCGATGATGGCGGCTACTACCGGTTGGGATGATCCCACTGAAGTCAACTGGGGTGCCGAGGAGGAGGAGAAAGATGAGCCCATTGTTCCTGAACCTAAGGAGGCCATTTTCAAATGTACCGCTTTGTATAGCTACACT GCTCAAAATCCAGACGAACTCACCATTGTCGAGAACGAACAGCTGGAGGTGATTGGTGAGGGTGATGGTGATGGTTGGTTACGCGCACGCAATTATCGCGGCGAAGAAGGCTATGTGCCGCACAATTATCTGGACATCGAACAGGACACTGCCGTTAACGGTAGCTCAGGCAATCAATTGCGCTCACAAATCTCATTCTCATCTGTCGATTATACCGTTGACAATGAAGATCAAACCGTGGATTCCATGCAGTCACCCGATCAGGTCTCTGTCATAATGGCGCCACAAAAAAGGAAGTCAGACGTACTCTATTGCATAGCCTTGTACGACTACGATGCGACTGCCGAGGATGAGCTCACCTTTGAAGAGGGTCAAATTATTAAGATTGTTACAAAGACGGCGCATGGCGTAGACGATGGCTGGTGGGAGGGTGAATTAGATGGTAAATTTGGTAATTTCCCATCGTTGGTAGTTGAAGAGTGTGATGAGAATGGTGAACCGTTGTCGGAAGGTGGCGATGAGTCACCACCACCGACTGCACCGCCGAGTTTTGCGCTTCCACCCGCTCCCGCACTACCGCCAGAGTATGCGCACGAACTAACTGAGGATATGTTCGAATCGCAGGACACTGCAG ATGATGACAGCGGCTATATACCGAACGGTGGCGCACCCAGCATGCCTCCACCAG TACTCATACAAGAGCCTGGAATGGAG GACGATATCAGCGACGATGGTAATCCACCACCATCGCTGCCGCCACCGGCTTTAAATGTCGGACCCAGCAAGGAAGGTAATTCACTAAATTTAGGTATGGCACAAATAATTGTTACCGCCGCAACCCCAATGGTTGAAGACGGCACAGATAAATCTTTCCCTCCGGTAGGAGAAAGTGATGGAGGTAGTGCAgttgcagcaacagcaaaaactGCCAGCAGCGACGACGACCAGCCTGTTAAACAGAAAAAGGTGGAACCAAAACCAGTGGTGCAAGCAGCAGCTGATGAAAATGAGAATCACGAGG ACGATACACACTCATCCGATCAGGATCCGGATTCCGAAGTGAAGACCTTACAGGAGGCTGAAGACCCATTTAATGAAAAAGGTAGCGCTGCTGACGCTGGTGATGGATTCGAGGCAAACTTTGAAGCCAACTTCGATGCGAATTTCGATGACGCCTTCGCTGGTGGCGCACAATCTGCCGATGTTAATGCCGAACTGAGCGCCGACGACGTGCAGGCACCTAAGCAGGTTGTAGGTGGGCGCGCAAGCATACCCGAGGAATTGGATTCAAATCAATTGGCACGATTGCAAAATCTGAAAGAGTCAAATGCTTAA